The DNA region CGGATGTAGGCGAGGGTGAGCCCGGTGTCGACGATGTCCTCGACCAGTACCACGTGCCGGCCGGCGATGTTCAGGTTCAGATCCTGGAGGATCTGCACGCTGCCGCTCGAGTTGCTGCCCTCGTAGCTGCGCACGAGCATGAAGTCCACCTCGTGCGGGATCGGCGTCGCCCGGGTCAGGTCGGACAGGAAGATGAAGCCGCCGCGGAGCAAGGTGACCAGAACCGGCCGCCGGCCCCGGTAGCGCCGGGCCAGCTCCGCGCCCAGCTCCTGGACCCGCGAACGGATCTGCCGCTCCGTGAGCAGGATACGCGCAACCTTGTACTCGTCGGCCAAGCGGCTCTCCTCCACCCTGGGCATGGCTCCCCCTCGGGCCGGGACGCCTGCCGCGGCCATCCGCGACATACTAGGCAGCGGGAGGCTCCAGGTCCAGACAAAGGCAGCGCTTCGTTTGCGGCCCCACCGGCGCCTGCTCGCCGCGGGCGAGGCCCGGCAGCCAGAGCGCGCGATCCTCGGCGTCGAGCAGCAGCGGCCAACCGCCGCGCCAGCGCTGGGGTACTTTCCGGTCGATGAAGATGTCCGAGAGCAGCCGGCTGCCC from bacterium includes:
- the hpt gene encoding hypoxanthine phosphoribosyltransferase; its protein translation is MPRVEESRLADEYKVARILLTERQIRSRVQELGAELARRYRGRRPVLVTLLRGGFIFLSDLTRATPIPHEVDFMLVRSYEGSNSSGSVQILQDLNLNIAGRHVVLVEDIVDTGLTLAYIREHLALRGPASLIVCSLLDKHAARKIEVPIEMVGFRVENEFVVGYGLDYNQLYRNLPYLAVIDPDQV